A window of Synergistaceae bacterium genomic DNA:
AATTGACCTACAACGCGAAAAAAATCAACACATTGACCTTTCGCGTGTTTGAAGTGTGGCTGGTCACCGCTTCGCTGTATGTAATCGCCTGCTATTTGCTGGCTTTCATTCTGAGACGCGTCGAACGCAGGTTCGCGATTCAATGATCACAAAGGAGGCAAACGACGATGATTTCCATCGGTTTTTGGGAAAGCGTGCTTGCCGCTAAAACGGCGATTTTCATCGGCGTTTACCATTCGCTTCTGGCAGCCGTCTGCGCAATTGCGATCGGCTCGTTTTGCGGTATCACCATAGGATTTATCATGACGTTTGCGCACAGAGCGGCTGTTTTGCCCTTTCGTTTGTTCGTGGACGTCGTTCGCGGAATTCCTGGATTGGTCATCGTGTTTACGATCTACTATTTTTTGGACGTTTTCCTTCAATCGTACGGCGTCAAATTGTCGGCACTCCTGGCGGGCATCATCGCTCTTTCCGTGACAAACAGCGCGCAGATGGCCGAGTTGACGCGAGGAGCCCTGCAAAATATTCCGCGTGGACAGATCGAAGCCGGGAAGGCTATAGGCTTACGCTTTGTGCAAATACTATATAACATCCTTCTTCCTCAGGCGTTGATCCAGATGCTGCCTCCCTGGATCAACTCCGCTACAGAAACGGTGAAAGGCACTACGCTCCTGATGTTGATCGGCATTTCAGAATTGTTGTTGGTCACACAACAACTAATAGCAACTAACAATAACGCTTTGAAATATTACTGTTTCATTGGGTTGATCTATTTTGTATTGAACACGATGATCGAATTCGTGGGCAAGGCGGCTGAAAAACGGTTTCGTTTTTAACCTGAAAGGGAAATACAACGCGTAAACTGCGGTTACAGGGGGCATTTCATGGAAAACAGTTTGCTTCGAATCAGAGGACTGGAGAAATGGTACGGTGATTTAAAAGTTTTTGAAGACGTCGATCTTGACGTGAACGCCGGCGAAGTGGTTTCTATCATAGGCGCCAGCGGTTCGGGGAAAACAACGTTACTGCGCTGCATCAACCTTTTGGAGACATTTCAGGCGGGATCAATCGTTTTAGATGGTAACGCAGTGGGCTACCGCATTGCCGGACAGAAAAGAAAGCGCTTACCGGAACGCGTAATCGCTCGTCAGCGCCTTATGACCGGCATGGTATTTCAGCAATTCAATTTATTTCCACACATGACGGCGTTGGGAAACGTTACTTTAGGTTTGATTAAAGTAAAAAAATTTTCTAAATCGGAAGCAGAAAAAGAAGCGACCCGTTGGCTGGAACGCGTCGGATTGGGGGATAAAATTCACTCGCGCCCTTCACAGCTTTCAGGAGGACAACAGCAGCGTGTGGCTATCGCGCGCGCTGTCGCTATGAATCCTAAAATTCTTTTGTTCGACGAACCCACTTCGGCGTTGGATCCTGAGCTTGTAGGCGAGGTTTTAAACGTCATTAAACAGTTGGCGGCGGACGGTGCGACAATGATCATCGTCACTCATGAGATGCGATTCGCTTATGAGGTTTCGGACAGGGTCGTTTTCATGGACAAAGGGAAAATCGCAGCGACGGGAACGCCGGCTGAAATATTCGAAGAACGGAAATCCGACCGTCTTAAAGAATTTTTGTCTACTTTTAATTGAACGCGTAATTGAATGCGATTGGACGCGGCAGGAGTTTCAATAAGGCCATGTAAAGGCAAAAGAGGAGTGGATTTGTTTTGAATGAAATGATTGTGGAACCCTGGAGAAAAGACTGTCCACACAAAGGGAAAGTCTTTGCAGCCATATTTCCTCATTCCGATGATTTCTCCATAGCTGTGGGAGGGCTGCTCTTTAAGTTGCTGGAAGAAGGATATATCGGCTATTTTATTCGTACGACCAATGACGAGATGGATTCCTATGACCTGACAGCCGGCGAAACCATGTTCCGCATAGAAAAAGAAACGCGGGAAGTCGCCGAATTTTTTGGAATTCGGAAAGTTTATGATTTTAATTATAAAAACCATTACCTGGATCACGCGCTTTTGACGGAAATGCGCCACAGACTTATTACTCTGTTTCGGTTTTTGAAGATCGACACGGTTATTTCATTCGATCCCTGGGGGCATTATGAAGAAAATCCCGACCACTACATTACTGCTATGGCTGTAGAACAGGCGTGCTGGATGTCGGGAAGGCAGTTAGATCTCCCCGAACTCAAAGAGATGGGCCTTGAACCCCGTTTTGTAAAAGAAAAGTATTACTTTGCCAGAGGCCCTCAGGAGAGTAATTTGATTGTGGACATTGCGGGCGTTCTCGAAAAAAAAGCAGCGGCGATTGAAATGCACCGGACACCCATCGACAACATGTGGAAAGAATGCCTCGCGGAAGGAAACACTGCGGGATTTCGGGATAAAACCGATTATATCCGACGGACGATGATCGAGTCCGAAACGATCG
This region includes:
- a CDS encoding amino acid ABC transporter permease encodes the protein MISIGFWESVLAAKTAIFIGVYHSLLAAVCAIAIGSFCGITIGFIMTFAHRAAVLPFRLFVDVVRGIPGLVIVFTIYYFLDVFLQSYGVKLSALLAGIIALSVTNSAQMAELTRGALQNIPRGQIEAGKAIGLRFVQILYNILLPQALIQMLPPWINSATETVKGTTLLMLIGISELLLVTQQLIATNNNALKYYCFIGLIYFVLNTMIEFVGKAAEKRFRF
- a CDS encoding amino acid ABC transporter ATP-binding protein, whose protein sequence is MLRIRGLEKWYGDLKVFEDVDLDVNAGEVVSIIGASGSGKTTLLRCINLLETFQAGSIVLDGNAVGYRIAGQKRKRLPERVIARQRLMTGMVFQQFNLFPHMTALGNVTLGLIKVKKFSKSEAEKEATRWLERVGLGDKIHSRPSQLSGGQQQRVAIARAVAMNPKILLFDEPTSALDPELVGEVLNVIKQLAADGATMIIVTHEMRFAYEVSDRVVFMDKGKIAATGTPAEIFEERKSDRLKEFLSTFN
- a CDS encoding PIG-L family deacetylase, with product MIVEPWRKDCPHKGKVFAAIFPHSDDFSIAVGGLLFKLLEEGYIGYFIRTTNDEMDSYDLTAGETMFRIEKETREVAEFFGIRKVYDFNYKNHYLDHALLTEMRHRLITLFRFLKIDTVISFDPWGHYEENPDHYITAMAVEQACWMSGRQLDLPELKEMGLEPRFVKEKYYFARGPQESNLIVDIAGVLEKKAAAIEMHRTPIDNMWKECLAEGNTAGFRDKTDYIRRTMIESETI